In Sphingomonas sp. R1, a single genomic region encodes these proteins:
- a CDS encoding LD-carboxypeptidase gives MRIGVVAPARPVTPESSARMAAFMALTYPDHEIVFHPQCYLSAGHFAGTDAERAAAFLEVANDPTIDAIWFARGGYGSNRILDAVMPHLGDAARRKTYMGFSDMGFLLAALYARGIGHPVHASMASSIGKNDAGVDTGWALGWLIERDRRGLDPALADGRPAAAFNLAILTSLIGSKYLPDLTDHVLMIEEVDEPLYRIDRMLFNMAHAEQLKGIAGIRLGAVTAIAENDPPFGETVDAMILRWCKEMGVPYLGRCAIGHISTNHVVPFGVA, from the coding sequence ATGCGGATCGGAGTCGTAGCACCGGCGCGGCCAGTCACCCCGGAATCGTCCGCCCGCATGGCGGCGTTCATGGCACTCACCTACCCGGACCACGAAATCGTGTTCCACCCGCAATGCTATCTCTCGGCCGGCCATTTCGCCGGCACCGATGCCGAGCGCGCGGCGGCGTTCCTCGAAGTCGCCAACGATCCGACGATCGATGCCATCTGGTTCGCGCGCGGCGGCTATGGCTCGAACCGCATCCTCGACGCGGTGATGCCGCATCTCGGCGACGCGGCGCGGCGCAAGACGTACATGGGCTTCTCTGACATGGGCTTCCTGCTGGCTGCGCTCTACGCCCGCGGCATCGGCCATCCGGTCCATGCCTCGATGGCGAGCAGCATCGGCAAGAACGATGCGGGCGTGGACACCGGCTGGGCGCTCGGCTGGCTGATCGAGCGCGACCGCCGCGGGCTCGACCCCGCGCTGGCCGACGGCCGCCCCGCCGCCGCCTTCAACCTCGCGATCCTCACCTCGCTGATCGGCAGCAAGTACCTGCCCGACCTGACCGACCATGTGCTGATGATCGAGGAAGTCGACGAGCCGCTCTACCGGATCGATCGGATGCTGTTCAACATGGCGCATGCCGAACAACTGAAGGGCATCGCCGGCATCCGCCTGGGCGCAGTCACCGCGATCGCCGAGAACGACCCGCCCTTCGGCGAGACGGTGGACGCAATGATCCTCCGCTGGTGCAAGGAGATGGGCGTCCCCTATCTCGGCCGCTGCGCAATCGGGCACATATCGACCAACCACGTCGTCCCGTTCGGCGTCGCATGA
- a CDS encoding D-cysteine desulfhydrase family protein, translated as MSPDPHALRARHGAVSLLAHPSPIERLERLEAALGTDVRIYVKRDDVAGIGGGGNKLRKLEFLLGDAIAQGCDTFVTTGGLQSNHCRLSAAAAARMGLACELVLADVVPRHDADYRGNGNLLLDAIFGATVHRVPGDADRPAFLQARAEALRAEGRKPYVVGAGGSSPVGALGYVACAWEILEQEAALGERFARIVVPNGSAGTHAGLAAGMAAAGAEVPRVQSCAVLATPEAAHAETLALAQATLAANALPGSVTAAEVVIDGSQLGDGYGIPTPAMRDAVELLARTEGLVLDPVYSGKAFAGLLAAIRGGAFRAGEAVLYVMTGGVPGLFAYREVFEGERQTKT; from the coding sequence ATGAGCCCCGATCCGCACGCCCTGCGAGCACGCCACGGCGCGGTATCGCTGCTCGCCCACCCCTCGCCGATCGAGCGGCTGGAACGGCTGGAGGCGGCGCTCGGCACCGACGTGCGGATCTATGTGAAACGCGACGATGTGGCGGGTATCGGCGGCGGCGGCAACAAGCTGCGCAAGCTCGAATTCCTGCTCGGCGACGCGATCGCGCAAGGGTGCGACACCTTCGTCACCACCGGCGGCCTGCAATCGAACCATTGCCGGCTGAGCGCGGCGGCGGCGGCGCGGATGGGCCTCGCCTGCGAGCTGGTGCTCGCCGATGTCGTGCCGCGCCACGACGCCGACTATCGCGGCAACGGCAACCTGCTGCTCGACGCGATCTTCGGCGCGACCGTTCACCGCGTGCCCGGCGACGCCGACCGGCCCGCCTTCCTGCAGGCCCGCGCCGAGGCGCTGCGGGCGGAGGGCCGCAAACCCTATGTGGTCGGCGCGGGCGGATCGTCGCCGGTCGGCGCGCTCGGCTATGTCGCCTGCGCCTGGGAGATCCTGGAGCAAGAGGCGGCGCTGGGCGAGCGCTTCGCCCGCATCGTCGTGCCCAATGGCAGCGCGGGCACCCATGCGGGCCTCGCCGCCGGCATGGCCGCCGCGGGCGCGGAGGTGCCGCGCGTCCAGTCCTGTGCCGTCCTCGCCACCCCCGAGGCCGCCCATGCCGAGACGCTGGCGCTGGCCCAAGCAACGCTCGCCGCCAACGCCCTGCCGGGCAGCGTGACGGCGGCGGAGGTAGTGATCGACGGCAGCCAACTGGGGGACGGCTACGGCATCCCCACGCCCGCGATGCGCGACGCGGTGGAACTGCTCGCCCGCACCGAGGGCCTGGTGCTCGACCCCGTCTATAGCGGCAAGGCGTTCGCCGGGCTGCTCGCCGCGATCCGCGGCGGCGCGTTCCGGGCGGGCGAGGCGGTGCTGTACGTCATGACCGGCGGCGTGCCGGGGTTGTTCGCGTATCGCGAGGTGTTTGAGGGCGAGAGGCAAACCAAGACATGA
- a CDS encoding aspartate/glutamate racemase family protein, with protein sequence MKMIGLIGGMSWESSAEYYRILNEGIRERVGPTASAQCVMWSFNFAEIEDLQHRGDWATLTTRMVDAARRLEAAGADVLLICTNTMHRMAATIEDAVAVPLLHIADPTAERIKAAGIKTVGLLGTAFTMEHAFYKGRLAEQHGLDVIVPNDEDRATVHRIIYEELVAGRILPASRDAYRAIIARLVEAGAEAVILGCTEIMLLVKPEDSAVPIFDTTALHAAAAIEVALAG encoded by the coding sequence ATGAAGATGATCGGTCTGATCGGTGGCATGAGTTGGGAAAGCTCGGCAGAATATTATCGCATCCTCAATGAAGGTATCCGAGAACGTGTCGGTCCAACCGCATCAGCCCAGTGCGTGATGTGGTCCTTCAATTTCGCGGAGATCGAAGATCTTCAGCACAGGGGTGATTGGGCAACTCTCACAACGCGAATGGTCGACGCCGCGCGACGGCTTGAAGCAGCAGGTGCAGACGTTCTGCTGATATGCACCAACACCATGCATCGCATGGCAGCAACCATCGAGGACGCGGTGGCTGTACCCTTGCTCCATATTGCCGACCCCACGGCCGAACGTATCAAGGCTGCGGGCATCAAGACGGTCGGACTTCTCGGCACTGCGTTCACGATGGAGCATGCCTTCTACAAGGGGCGGCTCGCCGAACAGCATGGACTCGACGTCATCGTTCCCAACGACGAGGACCGCGCTACCGTCCATCGGATCATCTACGAGGAGTTGGTGGCGGGCAGGATCTTACCGGCATCTCGTGACGCGTACCGCGCGATAATCGCTCGATTGGTCGAGGCCGGTGCGGAGGCGGTGATTCTCGGATGCACCGAAATCATGTTGTTGGTTAAGCCTGAAGATAGTGCGGTGCCAATCTTCGACACAACGGCGCTTCATGCGGCGGCGGCGATCGAAGTGGCTCTTGCTGGCTGA